In Phormidium yuhuli AB48, one genomic interval encodes:
- a CDS encoding TIGR01548 family HAD-type hydrolase, with protein sequence MSYASVTEPLALVIFDIDGVIRDVSSSYRRALADTVEQFTQGAYRPTAEDIDQLKAEGIWNNDWEGSMELICRYFESQGGDRDRLNLDFEEIVAFFQSRYRGESAENPDHWTGYICDEPILAQRPYFESLTAAKIGWGFFSGATRGSAQYILQRRIGLESPVLVAMEDAPGKPDPSGLFDSIRQLGAGPTCPVLYVGDTVADMYVVKNAAKQEGDRPWMAIGVLPPHVQTHPDSQRLHQQRLEEAGGQFVLKQVTDLTPELILQTVR encoded by the coding sequence ATGTCTTATGCGTCTGTTACGGAACCCCTGGCCCTTGTCATCTTTGATATTGACGGTGTGATTCGCGATGTCAGTTCTTCTTATCGTCGCGCCCTGGCGGATACCGTTGAGCAGTTTACCCAGGGCGCCTATCGTCCCACTGCCGAGGACATTGATCAACTCAAAGCTGAGGGCATCTGGAATAATGATTGGGAAGGCTCGATGGAGTTGATTTGCCGCTATTTCGAGAGTCAGGGGGGCGATCGCGATCGCCTCAATTTGGATTTTGAGGAAATTGTGGCCTTCTTTCAATCTCGCTATCGGGGGGAGTCGGCGGAGAATCCGGATCACTGGACGGGGTATATCTGTGATGAACCCATCCTCGCCCAACGCCCCTATTTTGAGAGTTTGACCGCTGCCAAGATTGGCTGGGGCTTTTTTAGTGGGGCGACCCGAGGGTCGGCTCAGTATATCTTACAGCGACGTATTGGTTTGGAGTCCCCGGTGTTGGTGGCCATGGAGGATGCCCCGGGAAAGCCAGACCCCAGTGGTTTATTTGACAGCATACGCCAATTGGGAGCTGGCCCCACTTGTCCGGTTCTCTATGTTGGCGATACGGTGGCGGATATGTATGTGGTGAAGAATGCCGCTAAACAGGAGGGCGATCGCCCCTGGATGGCGATCGGGGTGCTTCCCCCTCATGTGCAAACTCACCCAGACAGCCAACGACTCCATCAGCAACGTCTGGAAGAGGCGGGGGGGCAGTTCGTGTTGAAACAAGTCACGGATTTAACCCCTGAGTTGATTTTACAGACGGTTAGGTAG
- a CDS encoding glycosyltransferase, giving the protein MTLSSSPTPHPSVSVIIPIYNGAADLPDLLSCLEQQTYQSETLDYLLVDNNSQDDTARLIEDAVKTTSIPLKLLSEAKIQSSYAARNRGIQSSNSDLIAFTDADCRPEPTWLEQLLQPFNQPEVGLVAGEILALPPQTFLERYAEQQKTLCQAYTLEHPYCPYGQTANLAMRRQALETVGLFRPHLTTGGDADLCWRILRGTDWQLKFAQRAIVRHRHRATWEELEKQWQRYGESNRYLHELHGVDLQPSQSPVRPMLRWFLKSLPRETVKLALGRSNLVSLCAPLIGVYTSQARQRGQAEAQLPDAARDIEYVKKP; this is encoded by the coding sequence TTGACCCTATCCTCATCCCCCACCCCCCACCCCTCAGTTTCTGTGATTATCCCCATCTACAACGGGGCCGCAGATTTACCAGATTTGTTGTCCTGCTTAGAGCAACAAACCTATCAATCTGAGACCTTAGACTATCTACTGGTTGATAACAATAGCCAGGATGACACCGCTCGGCTCATCGAAGACGCTGTTAAAACCACATCCATTCCCCTCAAACTCCTCTCAGAAGCCAAGATTCAGAGTTCTTACGCCGCCCGCAACCGAGGCATCCAGTCCAGCAATAGCGACCTAATTGCCTTCACAGACGCCGATTGTCGCCCCGAACCCACCTGGCTCGAACAGCTCCTGCAACCCTTCAACCAGCCCGAAGTCGGACTCGTCGCCGGTGAAATTTTGGCCCTCCCCCCGCAGACATTCCTCGAACGCTACGCCGAACAGCAAAAAACCCTCTGCCAAGCCTACACCCTAGAACATCCCTATTGTCCCTATGGCCAGACCGCCAACCTAGCCATGCGGCGACAAGCCTTAGAAACCGTGGGCCTCTTCCGTCCCCATCTCACTACAGGGGGAGACGCCGACTTATGCTGGCGAATCTTGCGGGGAACCGATTGGCAACTCAAATTTGCCCAACGAGCCATTGTGCGACATCGTCACCGGGCCACCTGGGAGGAATTAGAGAAACAATGGCAACGTTACGGAGAATCCAACCGCTATCTTCATGAATTACACGGCGTTGACTTACAGCCGAGTCAATCCCCCGTACGTCCTATGCTCCGTTGGTTCCTCAAATCCCTACCCCGAGAAACCGTAAAACTCGCCCTTGGCCGCAGCAATCTCGTCTCCCTCTGCGCTCCCCTCATCGGCGTTTACACCTCCCAAGCCCGACAACGAGGGCAAGCCGAAGCCCAACTCCCCGACGCGGCCCGAGATATCGAATATGTCAAAAAACCCTGA
- the clpS gene encoding ATP-dependent Clp protease adapter ClpS, whose product MSVETLEKRSTVRKHAPRYRVLLHNDDFNSMEYVVQTLVQTVPALTQPQAVSIMMEAHTNGKALVITCAHEHAEFYCEALRNHGLSSSIEPDD is encoded by the coding sequence GTGTCTGTCGAAACTCTCGAAAAACGTTCAACAGTTCGTAAACATGCACCGCGTTATCGAGTGTTACTCCACAACGATGATTTTAATTCCATGGAGTATGTGGTACAGACGCTGGTGCAGACGGTTCCGGCTTTGACGCAACCCCAGGCCGTCAGCATCATGATGGAAGCTCACACCAATGGTAAGGCGTTGGTGATTACTTGTGCTCACGAACATGCTGAGTTCTACTGTGAGGCGTTACGGAATCACGGTTTAAGTAGCTCGATTGAGCCGGATGATTAA
- a CDS encoding CPBP family intramembrane glutamic endopeptidase has protein sequence MFRKSWGDRPLLGRLSRFVGLLLLLWLPVAIPIYGLIEDSNTASILGTGILYLLFLVLLKLWGSRVYGEPRVFSYYGLDWTARNGWEFLGGLLGAIAAILVLFLVQVALGWLIWQGPQVPLVSLVLEAVLVGVAIGIAEELLFRGWFWDELRRDYSQSRAIALNGVVFALLHFIKPLPEILRTAPQFFGLVLLGVVLAQLKLRGDGRLGYPIGFHGGLVAAYYGVNVGQVWKPAEDLPTWITGIDGNPLAGVLGLLLLLGIVIASRVTTGSQRTQSRGEERRF, from the coding sequence ATGTTTCGGAAGTCTTGGGGCGATCGCCCTCTCCTGGGTCGTTTAAGTCGCTTTGTGGGGCTGCTGTTGCTCCTCTGGCTCCCCGTCGCTATTCCAATTTATGGCTTGATTGAGGATTCTAATACCGCCAGCATTCTGGGTACGGGAATCCTCTATTTGCTGTTTCTGGTGTTATTGAAGCTTTGGGGAAGCCGCGTCTATGGGGAACCTCGGGTGTTTTCCTATTATGGCTTGGACTGGACGGCTCGTAATGGTTGGGAGTTTTTGGGGGGACTGCTGGGGGCGATCGCCGCTATCCTGGTTCTGTTTCTGGTTCAGGTGGCCCTGGGTTGGCTGATTTGGCAGGGGCCCCAAGTTCCACTCGTCTCTCTGGTTTTGGAGGCGGTTTTAGTGGGGGTGGCCATCGGAATTGCGGAGGAACTGCTATTTCGGGGCTGGTTTTGGGATGAGTTACGCCGTGATTACTCTCAATCGCGGGCGATCGCCCTCAATGGGGTGGTGTTTGCTCTCTTACATTTCATTAAACCCCTACCAGAAATCTTACGGACAGCTCCCCAATTTTTCGGCTTGGTTCTCTTAGGGGTCGTTTTAGCTCAACTCAAACTCCGAGGTGACGGCCGTTTAGGCTATCCGATTGGCTTCCATGGGGGGTTGGTGGCCGCCTACTATGGGGTTAATGTGGGCCAGGTCTGGAAACCGGCTGAGGACCTCCCCACTTGGATTACAGGCATTGATGGTAATCCTTTGGCTGGAGTTTTGGGCTTGCTCTTGTTACTGGGGATCGTAATCGCGAGTCGGGTCACCACAGGGTCACAGAGGACACAGAGCAGGGGAGAGGAGAGAAGGTTCTAA
- a CDS encoding SpoIID/LytB domain-containing protein, whose translation MVSAHYSSRAISLKAFSHPGLTRLLLTSLFWLSGAAVGLAGEFTIDVGVVQRFGEEASDRLILRDGGGGTLTVTFEGGDGTPQTQELENLTLELVTQPLSQPVLEEQVVLSTHRSFENAEQEAREWRDRGIEVEIAQPSDIWQVWAHRDVYQTPLLRRLLIETLERQGFEIAYLNNQVRDRRYQAGWEADGFRHNRDHLRVNASSGTIQVTTPRVQRTYGGQMQLQPNAYGSYTLVNTVPIETYLRGVVPHEIGPNAPYTAVEAQAIIARTYALRNLHRFAIDDYELCADTHCQVYWGLDNTVSRADQAIAATSGLVLTYNNEPIDALYSSTTGGVTSPFEDVWLGDSRPYLVARIDAPTNIWNLANTPLNDEENFRKFMALQEGFNESNWNTFRWRESTSLEEMTEFLKRYYRRNNRPINFNEVQEVAIVERAASGRILKMTITTDAGVIEVPNDEIRNAFYPPISTFFYIEPIYKEDGDERVLDGYTFVGGGFGHGVGLSQTGSYNLANLGWSSAEILEFYYPGTQLQPLAEISHIFQDR comes from the coding sequence ATGGTTAGCGCTCATTATTCCTCACGTGCTATTTCCCTCAAGGCGTTTTCCCACCCAGGACTAACTCGATTGCTGCTGACGAGTCTGTTCTGGTTGAGCGGCGCGGCAGTGGGCCTGGCCGGGGAATTTACCATTGATGTAGGAGTGGTGCAGCGATTCGGGGAAGAGGCTAGCGATCGCCTCATTTTGCGGGATGGTGGCGGTGGAACCCTGACGGTGACCTTTGAGGGGGGAGATGGAACCCCGCAAACTCAGGAACTCGAGAACTTAACCCTGGAATTGGTGACGCAACCTCTCTCGCAACCGGTGTTAGAGGAACAGGTGGTGTTGAGTACCCACCGCAGTTTTGAAAATGCTGAACAGGAGGCCCGGGAATGGCGCGATCGCGGAATTGAGGTCGAAATTGCTCAACCGAGTGATATTTGGCAGGTTTGGGCCCATCGTGACGTCTATCAAACTCCCCTGTTGCGTCGTCTGTTAATTGAAACTCTCGAACGTCAGGGATTTGAGATTGCTTATCTTAACAATCAGGTGCGCGATCGCCGCTATCAAGCGGGATGGGAGGCCGATGGATTTCGCCACAACCGCGACCATCTCAGGGTCAACGCCAGTTCTGGAACTATCCAAGTGACCACCCCTCGGGTTCAACGCACCTATGGCGGCCAGATGCAGTTACAACCCAACGCCTACGGAAGTTATACCCTGGTCAACACCGTTCCCATTGAAACCTACCTGCGCGGCGTGGTTCCCCATGAAATTGGCCCCAATGCTCCCTATACCGCCGTCGAAGCACAGGCCATTATCGCCCGAACCTATGCCTTACGGAATCTCCATCGCTTCGCCATTGATGACTATGAACTCTGTGCCGACACCCATTGTCAAGTCTATTGGGGGTTAGATAATACCGTATCTCGGGCCGACCAGGCGATCGCCGCCACTTCAGGATTAGTCTTAACCTACAACAACGAACCCATTGACGCACTCTATTCCTCCACCACAGGAGGCGTCACCTCCCCCTTTGAAGATGTCTGGTTAGGCGACTCCCGTCCCTATCTCGTGGCCCGGATCGATGCACCGACCAACATCTGGAATTTGGCCAACACCCCCCTCAACGACGAAGAGAACTTCCGTAAGTTTATGGCCCTTCAGGAAGGCTTCAATGAGTCGAACTGGAATACCTTTCGCTGGCGAGAATCCACCAGTCTAGAGGAGATGACCGAATTTCTCAAACGCTACTACCGCCGCAACAACCGGCCCATCAATTTTAACGAAGTCCAAGAGGTGGCCATTGTCGAGCGAGCCGCCTCAGGACGAATCTTAAAGATGACCATCACCACCGATGCTGGGGTCATCGAGGTTCCCAACGATGAAATTCGCAATGCCTTTTATCCCCCCATTAGCACCTTTTTCTATATTGAGCCGATTTACAAAGAAGATGGAGATGAGCGAGTCTTAGACGGCTATACCTTTGTCGGCGGCGGCTTTGGCCATGGCGTTGGCCTCAGTCAAACCGGCTCCTACAATCTCGCCAATCTCGGCTGGTCTAGTGCTGAAATCCTGGAATTTTACTATCCCGGCACTCAGTTACAGCCTCTAGCCGAGATTTCCCACATCTTCCAAGACCGCTAA
- a CDS encoding DUF3084 domain-containing protein, whose protein sequence is MTTGYVLILAMLVLGCAIATVGDQIGTKVGKARLSLFNLRPRKTATLVTVVTGGFISASTLAILLLLDQRLRTGLFQLEEIQQDLYSARQDLQDTEIEKGRVETELKAARNRAALVQERLDILNRSLEQVSQELAEALEEQVQTQQQLRQTETQLENTEAERRQAEVEISRIESQLEDTEAQRESLEVAIFQLQRQQQQLQAAAENTRQQLQSRDRELERNRQRLMGQEGELARQEKERSRQARELLRQELELAQRENLLASLSQQQAALQEELRRIGQDFQLLRERRLAILQQQVLTSARVRVMNPDQVDPVILQILQEANRVASQILRPGTPLSPDQPTLQVESDQIRELRERLAGGQEYVVRVRSSRNYLLGEAFVQGFLEVLPNQVLFEAGEVVAEVVVNLDGDLNEVFDRIYWLLEAARFQGERQGILPAQIQMVGSRNPRFREFVERLLEESGAVSIQAVSQNVTYTAGPLFLNIKVVQDEDLLLELTVDN, encoded by the coding sequence ATGACCACTGGATATGTTTTAATTTTGGCCATGCTGGTCCTCGGTTGCGCGATCGCCACGGTGGGAGATCAGATTGGCACGAAAGTGGGAAAGGCCCGTCTGAGTCTGTTTAACTTGCGGCCCCGCAAAACTGCGACTCTGGTTACAGTGGTGACCGGTGGCTTCATTTCTGCCTCGACCTTGGCCATTCTGCTGCTGTTAGATCAACGACTGCGAACTGGGTTATTTCAATTAGAGGAAATCCAACAGGATCTCTATTCCGCTCGCCAGGATTTACAGGATACTGAGATTGAAAAAGGCCGGGTGGAAACCGAACTCAAAGCGGCCCGCAATCGAGCGGCGTTGGTTCAGGAACGCTTGGATATCCTCAATCGCTCCTTAGAACAGGTGTCTCAAGAGTTGGCGGAGGCCCTGGAGGAACAGGTGCAAACCCAACAGCAATTGCGACAAACGGAAACCCAACTGGAAAACACAGAAGCCGAACGCCGTCAGGCGGAAGTGGAAATTAGTCGGATTGAGTCTCAGTTGGAGGATACTGAGGCCCAGCGAGAGTCTTTGGAAGTGGCAATTTTCCAGCTTCAACGTCAACAACAACAACTGCAAGCGGCCGCTGAGAACACCCGCCAACAACTCCAGTCCCGCGATCGCGAACTCGAACGCAATCGCCAACGACTGATGGGACAAGAGGGAGAGTTGGCTCGCCAAGAGAAAGAGCGATCGCGGCAAGCCAGAGAATTGTTACGGCAGGAGTTGGAGTTGGCCCAACGGGAGAACCTCTTGGCCAGCCTCAGTCAGCAACAGGCGGCACTGCAAGAGGAGTTACGACGGATTGGCCAAGACTTTCAGTTATTGCGGGAACGACGCTTGGCTATACTCCAGCAGCAAGTTCTGACCTCGGCCCGGGTACGAGTGATGAACCCCGACCAGGTTGATCCGGTAATTTTACAAATTCTTCAGGAAGCCAATCGCGTCGCCAGTCAGATTTTACGTCCTGGAACCCCCCTCAGCCCAGATCAACCCACGTTACAAGTGGAGTCAGATCAGATCCGTGAGTTACGGGAGCGTTTAGCAGGGGGTCAAGAGTATGTGGTTCGAGTCCGCTCATCCCGAAATTACCTCTTAGGAGAAGCCTTTGTACAAGGCTTTTTGGAGGTTTTGCCGAATCAGGTGCTGTTTGAGGCCGGTGAGGTGGTGGCTGAGGTGGTTGTGAATTTAGATGGGGATCTCAATGAGGTGTTTGATCGTATCTATTGGCTCTTGGAGGCGGCCCGCTTTCAGGGAGAACGACAGGGAATTCTCCCCGCTCAAATTCAGATGGTGGGGAGCCGGAATCCCCGGTTTCGGGAGTTTGTTGAACGTTTATTAGAAGAGTCTGGTGCGGTGAGCATTCAGGCGGTGTCCCAGAATGTTACCTATACCGCTGGCCCTCTGTTTCTGAATATCAAAGTTGTTCAGGATGAGGACCTTTTATTGGAATTGACTGTTGACAATTAG
- the ntcA gene encoding global nitrogen regulator NtcA: MVAMQDKPLAAVFHQMGSGSGAFPPVVENYERGKTIFFPGDPAERVYFLVKGAVKLSRVYEAGEEITVALLRENSVFGVLSLITGHRSDRFYHAVAFTPVELLSVPIEQVEKALKEDPDLSILMLQGLSSRILQTEMMIETLAHRDMGSRLVSFLLILCRDFGLPSSDGITIDLKLSHQAIAEAIGSTRVTVTRLLGDLRQDEMISIHKKKITVHNPVALSQQFT; encoded by the coding sequence ATGGTAGCCATGCAGGACAAACCACTGGCGGCTGTATTTCACCAGATGGGAAGCGGTAGCGGTGCATTTCCACCGGTTGTTGAAAACTATGAACGTGGAAAAACCATCTTTTTTCCCGGCGATCCCGCTGAGCGCGTTTATTTTTTAGTTAAAGGTGCAGTTAAACTCTCTCGCGTCTATGAGGCAGGAGAGGAGATTACAGTGGCGCTGTTGCGGGAGAATAGTGTCTTTGGGGTTTTATCCCTGATTACAGGACATCGCTCGGATCGGTTTTACCACGCTGTAGCCTTTACTCCGGTTGAATTGCTCTCGGTTCCCATTGAACAGGTGGAAAAGGCCCTAAAGGAAGATCCAGATTTATCGATTTTGATGTTACAGGGGTTATCCTCTCGCATTTTACAAACCGAGATGATGATCGAAACCTTAGCTCACCGTGATATGGGATCTCGTTTAGTGAGCTTTTTGTTGATTCTCTGTCGCGACTTTGGCCTTCCCAGTTCCGACGGAATCACAATTGATCTGAAGTTATCTCACCAAGCCATCGCTGAGGCCATCGGTTCAACTCGCGTCACCGTGACGCGGTTATTGGGCGATTTGCGCCAAGACGAGATGATATCGATTCACAAGAAGAAGATTACCGTGCATAATCCTGTGGCACTGAGTCAACAGTTTACATAA
- the fabI gene encoding enoyl-ACP reductase FabI yields MLDLTGKKALVTGIANNRSIAWGIAQQLHQAGAELAITYLPDDRGRQEKKVRSLVEPLQPTLIEPCNVQDEAQTRSLFETLQEKWGNFDILIHCLAFAGKDELSGDFSHASREGYLRALEISSYSLVQMAGLAKPLLNEGGSLLTMTYLGGVRVVPNYNVMGIAKAALEMNVRYLAAEFGPAQVRVNAVSAGPIRTLASSAVGGILDMIHHVEQTAPLRRTVTQTEVGNTAAFLCSDLASGITGQVVYVDAGYEIMGM; encoded by the coding sequence ATGCTGGATCTTACTGGAAAAAAAGCTCTTGTTACGGGAATTGCCAACAACCGCTCTATTGCCTGGGGGATTGCTCAACAACTCCACCAAGCCGGAGCCGAACTGGCGATTACCTATCTCCCGGACGATCGCGGTCGTCAGGAGAAAAAAGTCCGCAGCCTCGTCGAACCCCTACAACCGACGTTAATTGAACCCTGTAATGTTCAGGATGAGGCCCAAACTCGCAGCTTATTCGAGACTCTTCAGGAGAAATGGGGTAACTTTGATATTTTGATTCACTGTCTGGCCTTTGCGGGTAAAGATGAACTCAGTGGAGATTTTAGTCACGCCTCCCGGGAAGGCTATCTACGGGCCCTTGAAATTAGCTCGTATTCCCTAGTCCAGATGGCAGGCCTGGCCAAACCGTTGCTGAATGAGGGGGGAAGCCTGCTGACCATGACCTATCTCGGGGGGGTCCGGGTTGTCCCCAATTACAATGTTATGGGAATTGCTAAGGCGGCCCTAGAGATGAATGTACGCTATCTCGCCGCTGAGTTTGGCCCCGCTCAGGTGCGGGTGAATGCCGTTTCTGCCGGCCCCATCCGCACTCTGGCCTCCTCGGCCGTCGGCGGGATTCTCGATATGATTCATCATGTGGAGCAAACGGCCCCCCTGCGACGGACGGTGACCCAAACGGAAGTGGGGAACACCGCCGCCTTCCTCTGTAGTGACTTGGCCAGCGGGATTACGGGCCAAGTGGTCTATGTGGATGCCGGTTACGAGATTATGGGAATGTAG